In Chloroflexota bacterium, the following proteins share a genomic window:
- a CDS encoding F0F1 ATP synthase subunit beta (Produces ATP from ADP in the presence of a proton gradient across the membrane. The beta chain is a regulatory subunit) — MPKGTVGSVVQIIGPVVDIEFPADELPDIYSAVEIPRDGDEKLVVEVQQHLGNNWVRTVAMSATDGLSRGVQAVDTGGPISVPVGPETLGRIFNVLGEPIDLKGPVDTSVSYPIHRPAPSLEEQEVTPQIFETGIKVIDLIAPFRKGGKVGVFGGAGVGKTVIIQELIRNTAAEHGGFSVFAGVGERTREGNDLYHEMTESGVMSKTTMVFGQM; from the coding sequence ATGCCCAAAGGAACCGTCGGATCGGTCGTGCAGATCATCGGCCCCGTGGTGGACATCGAGTTCCCCGCGGATGAGCTGCCCGATATCTACAGCGCGGTCGAGATCCCGCGCGATGGAGACGAGAAGCTCGTCGTGGAGGTCCAGCAGCACCTCGGCAACAACTGGGTGCGCACGGTCGCGATGTCCGCCACCGACGGTCTCAGTCGCGGCGTGCAAGCGGTCGACACCGGCGGCCCGATCTCGGTCCCCGTGGGGCCCGAGACCCTCGGCCGGATCTTCAACGTCCTCGGCGAGCCGATCGACCTCAAGGGGCCCGTGGACACCAGCGTTTCCTATCCGATCCACCGTCCCGCGCCGTCCCTCGAGGAGCAAGAGGTGACGCCGCAGATCTTCGAGACGGGAATCAAGGTCATCGACCTCATCGCCCCCTTTCGAAAGGGCGGGAAGGTGGGCGTGTTCGGCGGCGCCGGGGTCGGTAAGACCGTCATCATCCAGGAGCTGATCCGCAACACCGCGGCGGAGCACGGTGGCTTCTCCGTCTTCGCCGGCGTGGGCGAGCGCACGCGCGAGGGGAACGACCTCTACCACGAGATGACCGAGTCGGGCGTCATGTCCAAGACCACCATGGTATTTGGTCAGATGA
- the atpG gene encoding ATP synthase F1 subunit gamma: MASLRDIRRRIRSVRNISQITRAMQMVAASRMRRAQLRVLAARPYSEAARVMLGELAQQRTDSPAVHPLLRVRPERKTAYVVFTSDRGLSGPLNSNVLRRATEEVLARPVEPELITVGRKGQDFFTRRGRHLAATFIGMTDRAEYDHIIPVARVVIDAYASEAVDAVEVIYPKFVSTLVQQPQVVRLLPVQRPEEHGTPVDFIIEPNPDEVLAALLPRYVETQLYLYLLETAASAHSAQMVAMRNATDNAQELVQGLTLTYNKARQAAITKEITEIAGAAEALAQAG, from the coding sequence GTGGCCAGCCTTCGCGACATTCGCCGACGCATCCGCAGCGTCCGGAACATCTCGCAGATCACGCGCGCCATGCAAATGGTGGCCGCGTCGCGCATGCGGCGGGCGCAGCTTCGCGTGCTGGCCGCGCGTCCGTACTCCGAGGCGGCGCGCGTCATGCTGGGCGAGCTGGCCCAGCAGCGCACGGACTCGCCGGCGGTCCATCCGCTCCTGCGCGTCCGCCCCGAGCGCAAGACCGCGTACGTGGTATTCACGTCGGACCGCGGCCTCTCCGGCCCGCTCAACAGCAACGTCCTGCGTCGGGCGACGGAGGAGGTCCTCGCCCGCCCCGTCGAGCCAGAGCTGATCACGGTCGGGCGCAAGGGGCAGGACTTCTTTACGCGCCGGGGACGCCACCTCGCGGCCACCTTCATCGGCATGACCGATCGCGCCGAGTATGACCACATCATTCCCGTGGCGCGCGTCGTCATCGACGCCTACGCGTCCGAGGCCGTGGACGCGGTCGAGGTGATCTATCCAAAATTTGTCTCGACCCTTGTGCAGCAGCCGCAGGTGGTGCGTCTGCTGCCGGTCCAGCGGCCCGAGGAGCACGGAACGCCCGTCGATTTCATCATCGAGCCGAACCCGGACGAGGTGCTGGCGGCGCTCCTCCCGCGCTACGTGGAGACGCAGCTCTATCTGTACCTGCTCGAGACGGCGGCGAGCGCCCACAGCGCCCAGATGGTGGCGATGCGCAACGCGACCGACAACGCGCAGGAGCTGGTCCAGGGCCTCACCCTGACGTACAACAAGGCGCGCCAGGCGGCCATCACGAAGGAGATCACCGAGATCGCCGGCGCTGCCGAAGCGCTGGCGCAGGCGGGCTAA
- the atpA gene encoding F0F1 ATP synthase subunit alpha — protein sequence MAVRSSDEISAILRKQIEGFDQAIQATNVGTVTEVGDGIARIWGLSNVMSSELLEFSNGVMGLALNLEEDTVGAIILGPYTDISEGDEVRSTGRVIEVPVGDALIGRVVDVLGQPIDGRGPIATSSTRPVERIAPSVIFRQSVNTPVQTGIKALDSMIPIGRGQRELIIGDRQTGKTAIALDTIINQKGGDLLCIYVAIGQKRAQVAEIVDVLDRHGAMEHTVVVAATAADPAPMQYLAPYAGCAIGEEFMESGREALIVYDDLSKHAWAYRQVSLLLRRPPGREAYPGDVFYLHSRLLERAAKLRPENGGGSLTALPIIETQANDVSAYIPTNVISITDGQIYLESDLFNAGIRPALNVGISVSRVGGAAQTRAMRQVAGKLRLDLAQFRALAAFAQFGSDLDRATRAQLERGLRIQEVLKQPQYKPVPLSQQVMILWAVTNGILDEVPVDRVRAWEDGFHSFMESSHPQIGETITAEKQLSDQTVEQLRAAIAEYQKTFVG from the coding sequence ATGGCGGTTCGGTCATCAGACGAGATCAGCGCGATCCTGCGCAAACAAATCGAAGGCTTCGACCAGGCCATCCAAGCCACGAATGTCGGCACCGTGACAGAGGTGGGCGACGGCATCGCGCGCATCTGGGGCCTGTCCAACGTGATGTCCAGTGAGCTGCTGGAGTTCAGCAATGGCGTCATGGGCCTCGCCCTCAATCTGGAAGAGGACACGGTCGGCGCCATCATCCTCGGTCCCTACACGGACATCTCCGAGGGCGATGAGGTGCGCAGCACGGGCCGCGTCATCGAGGTGCCCGTGGGCGATGCCCTCATCGGCCGCGTGGTCGACGTGCTCGGCCAGCCCATCGACGGACGCGGCCCCATCGCCACGAGCAGCACGCGCCCCGTGGAGCGCATCGCGCCCAGCGTCATCTTCCGCCAGTCCGTCAACACGCCGGTGCAGACGGGCATCAAGGCGCTCGACTCGATGATCCCCATCGGGCGCGGCCAGCGCGAGCTGATCATCGGCGACCGGCAGACGGGCAAGACGGCCATCGCCCTGGACACGATCATCAACCAGAAGGGCGGCGACCTCCTCTGCATCTACGTCGCCATCGGGCAGAAGCGCGCCCAGGTGGCGGAGATCGTGGACGTGCTGGACCGCCACGGCGCCATGGAGCACACGGTGGTGGTCGCGGCCACCGCCGCCGACCCGGCCCCCATGCAGTACCTCGCCCCCTATGCCGGCTGCGCCATCGGCGAGGAGTTCATGGAGAGCGGCCGCGAGGCGCTTATCGTTTACGACGATCTCTCCAAGCATGCCTGGGCTTACCGCCAGGTCTCGCTCCTCCTCCGGCGCCCGCCCGGCCGCGAGGCCTACCCGGGCGACGTCTTCTACCTCCACTCCCGGCTTCTGGAGCGCGCCGCGAAGCTGCGCCCGGAGAATGGCGGCGGCTCGCTCACGGCGCTCCCCATCATCGAGACGCAGGCGAACGACGTGTCGGCCTACATCCCGACCAACGTGATCTCCATCACCGATGGCCAGATCTATCTGGAGTCGGACCTTTTCAACGCGGGCATTCGGCCCGCCTTGAACGTCGGCATCTCCGTGTCCCGCGTGGGCGGCGCGGCCCAGACGCGGGCCATGCGCCAGGTGGCGGGCAAGCTGCGGCTGGACCTCGCCCAGTTCCGCGCGCTGGCCGCCTTCGCGCAGTTCGGATCGGACCTGGACCGCGCCACGCGCGCCCAGCTCGAGCGCGGGCTCCGCATCCAGGAGGTGCTGAAGCAGCCGCAGTACAAGCCCGTCCCCTTGTCCCAGCAGGTCATGATCCTCTGGGCCGTCACGAACGGCATCCTGGACGAGGTGCCCGTCGATCGCGTCCGCGCGTGGGAGGACGGGTTCCACAGCTTCATGGAAAGCAGCCACCCGCAGATCGGCGAAACGATCACCGCCGAGAAGCAGCTCTCCGACCAGACCGTGGAGCAGCTTCGAGCGGCCATCGCGGAATACCAGAAAACGTTTGTCGGGTGA
- the atpH gene encoding ATP synthase F1 subunit delta, giving the protein MARHGGPAGRYAVALFSIARERGTIDAWADELRRLAAVVADPAVARVLGSPGVAIRQKQEALESVAGPLSREVGSLLTILLERKRVDKLPELAEAFADLARAQKGIALADVTSAVPLAAPDQQYVEGWLARYLGRPVETRFSVDPEIIGGVVARVGDQLIDASVRGRLETLRKQLRSA; this is encoded by the coding sequence ATGGCGCGGCATGGTGGGCCCGCCGGGCGCTACGCCGTCGCGCTCTTCTCTATCGCGCGCGAGCGGGGCACCATCGACGCCTGGGCGGACGAGCTGCGGCGGCTCGCCGCCGTGGTGGCGGACCCGGCGGTCGCGCGCGTGCTCGGCAGCCCCGGCGTGGCCATCCGCCAGAAGCAGGAGGCGCTGGAGTCGGTGGCCGGCCCCCTCAGCCGCGAGGTCGGCTCGCTCCTCACCATCCTGCTGGAGCGCAAACGGGTCGACAAGCTGCCGGAGCTGGCCGAGGCGTTCGCCGATCTGGCCCGCGCGCAGAAGGGCATCGCCCTCGCCGACGTCACCTCCGCGGTACCGCTGGCGGCGCCGGATCAGCAATACGTCGAGGGCTGGCTCGCGCGCTATCTGGGCCGCCCGGTGGAGACGCGCTTCTCCGTCGATCCGGAGATCATCGGCGGGGTCGTGGCGCGCGTGGGCGACCAGCTCATCGACGCCAGCGTGCGCGGCCGGCTGGAGACGCTGCGGAAGCAGCTCCGAAGCGCGTGA